The Gemmatimonadota bacterium genome includes a region encoding these proteins:
- a CDS encoding nucleoside-diphosphate kinase: MERTLVLIKPDAVQRGMIGLIAGRFESKGLKVAGLKMMQLTDGILDEHYAHLSDKPFFPRIKSFMQETPVVALCLEGVDAVDVVRGLCGVTNARQAAPGTIRGDLGMSVQCNLVHASDSLETARDEVPRFFSGDELFTYAKAEDAVVYASDER; encoded by the coding sequence GTGGAACGAACGCTTGTTCTCATCAAGCCGGATGCCGTGCAGCGCGGAATGATCGGCCTCATCGCCGGTCGCTTCGAAAGCAAGGGGCTCAAGGTCGCCGGTCTCAAGATGATGCAGCTGACCGACGGGATCCTGGACGAACATTACGCGCACCTGTCCGACAAGCCCTTCTTCCCCCGAATCAAGTCCTTCATGCAGGAAACGCCGGTCGTGGCGCTGTGCCTGGAAGGCGTCGACGCCGTGGACGTCGTGCGGGGCCTGTGCGGCGTGACGAACGCCAGGCAGGCCGCCCCCGGCACGATACGCGGCGATCTCGGCATGAGCGTGCAGTGCAACCTGGTGCACGCTTCCGACTCACTGGAAACGGCACGGGACGAAGTGCCCCGCTTCTTCTCCGGGGATGAACTGTTTACCTACGCCAAGGCGGAAGACGCCGTCGTCTACGCCAGCGACGAACGTTAG
- a CDS encoding ATP-dependent RecD-like DNA helicase encodes MDILTGTIERITFQSEETGYTVARLRAETDACRTTENLARAATRDGLLTVTGELAKIAPGERVEVSGFWVTHKQYGKQFKIVESKSIQPTTTDGIRKYLGSGLIKGLGPAKAAMIVDHFGEDTLEVIEKTPGRLSEVKGIAKKTIDVIRSGWEEQKHIQEVMQFLLGHDVSMAYAVKIYKAYGNEAIRQVTENPYRLSTDIWGVGFKTADKIAMNLGVDPGAPARVEAGIRYVLEAQADDGHVFVPLETLTEESAAVLEVDADTIPAGIEALVRAEVVLCNEDRVYLQPLYYAEQGIARNIARLVDHPRTPPSPERIDEHIQHIERERSIVFNAEQREAIHTSASRSVLAITGGPGTGKTTCVQGIVYLFNRVGAKVLLAAPTGRAAKRLSEVTGAEAKTIHRLLEFNPGLMEFGRDQDNRLEADLVILDESSMVDTVLMNAVLRAVKTSARFIMVGDVDQLPSVGAGNVLRDMIDAGRLPVVRLTEIFRQARESSIVMNAHRVNRGEMPDTKNRNQGDFFFINEPDPAAGAEQITELLTDRLPRKYGLDPFNDIQVLTPMYRGDIGVDQLNQKLQQVLNPSGSSLKRGDRELRVGDKVLQTRNNYGKMTFNGDIGRITHIDPDDQAVDISFQESVRYDYGELDELVLAYAISVHKSQGSEYPAIILPLYSTHYIMLQRNLLYTALTRARALAVLVGTPKALAIAVKNNRVVERYTGLRDALGELIGDRTGSLPGLQGLSP; translated from the coding sequence ATGGACATACTCACCGGTACCATCGAGCGCATCACCTTCCAGAGCGAGGAGACCGGCTACACGGTCGCGCGGCTGCGCGCCGAAACGGACGCCTGCAGGACCACCGAGAACCTGGCGCGGGCGGCCACGCGGGACGGCCTGCTGACCGTCACGGGCGAATTGGCGAAGATCGCACCGGGCGAGCGCGTCGAAGTCTCCGGGTTCTGGGTAACCCACAAGCAGTACGGCAAGCAGTTCAAGATCGTCGAATCGAAGTCGATCCAGCCCACGACCACGGACGGCATTCGGAAGTACCTGGGATCGGGGCTCATCAAGGGACTGGGCCCGGCCAAGGCCGCCATGATCGTCGATCACTTCGGCGAGGACACCCTCGAGGTCATCGAGAAGACGCCCGGCCGGCTGTCCGAGGTGAAGGGCATCGCGAAGAAGACCATCGACGTCATCCGATCCGGTTGGGAGGAACAGAAGCACATCCAGGAGGTCATGCAGTTCCTGCTCGGACACGACGTCAGCATGGCCTACGCGGTGAAGATCTACAAGGCCTACGGTAACGAGGCCATCAGGCAGGTCACGGAGAATCCGTACCGCCTGTCCACGGATATCTGGGGCGTCGGTTTCAAGACCGCCGACAAGATCGCCATGAACCTGGGGGTGGATCCCGGAGCGCCCGCCCGGGTCGAGGCCGGCATCCGGTACGTCCTGGAGGCGCAGGCCGACGACGGTCACGTATTCGTGCCCCTGGAAACCCTCACCGAGGAAAGCGCCGCCGTGCTCGAGGTCGACGCCGATACCATTCCGGCCGGCATTGAAGCCCTGGTCCGGGCCGAGGTCGTCCTTTGCAACGAAGACCGGGTCTATCTCCAGCCCCTTTACTACGCCGAGCAGGGTATCGCACGGAACATCGCACGTCTGGTCGATCATCCCCGCACCCCGCCGTCCCCCGAACGAATCGACGAACACATCCAACACATTGAAAGAGAACGCAGCATCGTCTTCAACGCGGAACAGCGCGAGGCGATACACACCTCGGCATCCCGGAGTGTCCTGGCGATTACCGGCGGTCCGGGGACCGGCAAGACCACCTGCGTGCAGGGCATCGTCTACCTGTTCAACCGCGTGGGAGCGAAGGTGCTGCTGGCCGCGCCGACGGGCCGGGCCGCAAAGCGGCTGTCCGAGGTGACCGGCGCCGAGGCGAAAACCATCCACCGGCTGCTCGAATTCAACCCGGGGCTCATGGAGTTCGGCCGCGACCAGGACAACAGGCTGGAAGCCGACCTGGTCATCCTCGACGAGTCCTCCATGGTGGATACGGTCCTGATGAACGCCGTACTGCGGGCCGTGAAGACGTCAGCCCGCTTCATCATGGTGGGCGACGTCGACCAGTTGCCTTCCGTGGGGGCGGGCAACGTCCTCCGGGACATGATCGACGCCGGCCGTCTGCCGGTGGTCCGCCTGACCGAGATCTTCCGTCAGGCCCGGGAAAGCAGCATCGTGATGAACGCCCACCGTGTGAACCGCGGCGAAATGCCGGACACGAAGAACAGGAACCAGGGCGATTTCTTCTTCATAAACGAGCCCGACCCCGCGGCCGGCGCGGAACAGATCACCGAGCTGTTGACGGACCGCCTGCCGCGCAAGTACGGCCTCGATCCCTTCAACGACATCCAGGTGCTCACCCCCATGTACCGCGGCGACATCGGCGTGGACCAGCTCAACCAGAAGCTACAGCAGGTGCTGAACCCGTCGGGGTCCTCGTTGAAGCGGGGCGACCGGGAACTGCGCGTGGGCGACAAGGTGCTGCAGACGCGGAACAACTACGGGAAAATGACCTTCAACGGCGACATCGGACGCATCACGCACATCGATCCGGACGACCAGGCCGTGGACATCTCGTTCCAGGAATCCGTCCGGTACGATTACGGCGAACTGGACGAACTGGTCCTGGCCTACGCCATCAGCGTGCACAAGAGCCAGGGATCCGAGTATCCCGCCATCATCCTGCCGCTCTACAGTACCCACTACATCATGCTGCAGCGAAACCTGCTGTACACCGCGCTGACCCGGGCCCGGGCCCTGGCCGTCCTCGTCGGCACGCCCAAGGCCCTCGCCATCGCGGTGAAGAACAACCGGGTCGTCGAGCGATACACGGGGCTGCGGGATGCGCTGGGCGAATTGATCGGCGACCGGACGGGAAGCCTACCGGGTCTTCAGGGCCTTTCGCCGTGA
- a CDS encoding peptide transporter, whose product MSVREEEQREDSPEQYQNPDTALFGEADEPYLPGFNLKTIWACLFVGFVMLPGSIYLSLVTGGQTGAADWVTVILFLEIAKRSLVKMTRQEIMILYWAAAGLAAAGNAMNTGITGGPFAHLIWEQYYKQSPEATGIATLIPTWVVPTLDSTAMASRTFFHMDWFVPVLVLTAVTVLFAVNSYSMGYILFRVTNDVERLTFPLARVHAGGATALAETSQNREGWRWRAFSIGSVIGVSWGLLYVMIPILSSTFLVTPITILPIPFIDFTTSLREVLPATMVGIGTDLGTLLAGFVLPYWVVIGTFVSSAVIALVANPLLYHNGILTTWEPGMSLIPTQISNNIDFWLSFTIGASLVIGIVGFTATIRAILKSNRERREDPNRETEVRPTPKGRGDLPIWLVFIFWFVSTAGFVVILYILIPDFPWWISVIFGFLWSPVFSYIGARMIGITGSPYGTSFPFVKEASFLLSGYRGVDVWFAPIPIFEHGKVAETFKQLDLTKTTFGSVVKLTAVTTILMFVCSFIFYSLVWKLNPIPSSAYPYVQKMWPLNAAMRTIWVKSTLPGGITFIFDIIKIEYIIAGLGITGGLFGLITLVGGSPLFFYGLVGGMAMPLWQTLPTFFGAILGRYYFTKRFGEEKWMSYVPIVLAGYGAGIGLIGMIAIAIALISKAISQIVY is encoded by the coding sequence TTGTCCGTCCGTGAAGAGGAACAGAGGGAAGACAGTCCGGAGCAGTACCAGAATCCGGATACCGCTTTGTTCGGCGAAGCGGACGAACCCTACCTGCCGGGATTCAACCTGAAGACGATCTGGGCCTGCCTGTTCGTCGGGTTCGTCATGCTGCCGGGATCGATCTACCTCAGCCTGGTGACGGGCGGGCAGACCGGCGCGGCGGACTGGGTCACCGTCATCCTGTTCCTCGAGATCGCGAAGCGGTCCCTCGTCAAGATGACCCGGCAGGAAATCATGATCCTGTACTGGGCTGCGGCCGGGCTGGCCGCCGCGGGGAACGCCATGAACACGGGCATCACCGGCGGCCCCTTCGCCCACCTGATCTGGGAGCAGTACTACAAGCAGTCCCCGGAAGCCACGGGCATCGCCACGCTGATCCCCACCTGGGTCGTCCCGACGCTCGATTCCACCGCGATGGCCAGCCGGACCTTCTTCCACATGGACTGGTTCGTGCCTGTCCTCGTCCTCACCGCGGTGACGGTCCTCTTTGCCGTCAATTCCTACTCGATGGGGTATATCCTCTTCCGGGTCACCAACGACGTGGAGCGGCTGACCTTCCCGCTGGCGCGGGTGCACGCGGGCGGGGCCACGGCGCTGGCCGAGACGTCCCAGAACCGGGAGGGCTGGCGATGGCGGGCGTTCAGCATCGGATCCGTGATCGGCGTATCGTGGGGACTCCTGTACGTGATGATCCCCATCCTGTCCAGCACGTTCCTGGTCACGCCCATCACCATATTGCCCATTCCCTTTATCGATTTCACCACCAGCTTAAGGGAAGTGCTGCCGGCCACCATGGTGGGCATCGGCACCGATCTCGGCACGCTGTTGGCCGGGTTCGTCCTGCCCTACTGGGTCGTGATCGGCACCTTCGTGTCGTCGGCCGTGATCGCGCTTGTTGCCAACCCGCTGCTCTACCACAACGGCATCCTGACCACCTGGGAGCCCGGGATGTCGCTGATCCCAACGCAGATATCCAACAACATCGATTTCTGGCTCAGCTTCACCATCGGCGCTTCCCTCGTCATCGGCATCGTGGGTTTCACCGCGACCATCCGGGCCATACTGAAATCCAACCGTGAGCGGCGGGAAGATCCCAACCGGGAAACGGAAGTGCGACCGACGCCGAAGGGCCGGGGCGACCTGCCGATCTGGCTCGTCTTCATCTTCTGGTTCGTCAGCACGGCGGGCTTCGTGGTCATCCTCTACATCCTTATCCCCGATTTTCCGTGGTGGATCAGCGTCATCTTCGGATTCCTCTGGTCGCCGGTGTTCTCCTACATCGGTGCCCGGATGATCGGCATCACGGGTTCGCCCTACGGCACCTCGTTCCCCTTCGTCAAGGAAGCCTCGTTCCTGCTGTCGGGTTACCGGGGCGTCGACGTGTGGTTCGCGCCGATACCGATCTTCGAGCACGGGAAGGTGGCCGAAACCTTCAAGCAACTCGACCTCACCAAGACGACCTTCGGCAGTGTGGTCAAGCTGACCGCGGTGACCACCATCCTGATGTTCGTCTGCAGCTTCATCTTCTATTCGCTCGTATGGAAGCTCAACCCCATCCCGTCTTCTGCCTATCCCTACGTGCAGAAGATGTGGCCCCTCAACGCGGCCATGCGGACCATCTGGGTGAAGTCCACCCTGCCCGGCGGCATCACGTTCATCTTCGACATCATCAAGATCGAGTACATTATCGCCGGCCTGGGCATCACGGGAGGGCTCTTCGGCCTGATTACCCTGGTGGGCGGCTCGCCCCTCTTCTTCTACGGCCTGGTCGGCGGCATGGCCATGCCGCTCTGGCAGACCCTGCCCACCTTCTTCGGCGCGATCCTGGGGCGTTACTACTTCACCAAGCGCTTCGGCGAAGAGAAATGGATGTCCTACGTGCCCATTGTGCTGGCCGGCTACGGGGCCGGCATCGGACTCATAGGCATGATCGCCATCGCCATCGCGCTGATCTCCAAGGCGATTTCGCAGATCGTGTATTGA
- a CDS encoding mandelate racemase/muconate lactonizing enzyme family protein, with amino-acid sequence MRITGIELDAVDVNGQHHWVFVHVRTDDGVDGVGELNPSAPRQAVLAALRIIEREVIGKDPRRIEQLSAQLKPRPDDRPAVHALCAFEQGLWDILGKSLDVPVHALLGGRCRDSIPVYANVTRAALEGTPDDFVRQATGAVADGHTAVKIAPFDGRFGDGDGLIDHGLECVHAVREAVGPDIDLLLDCYGRFSLDEARRIADGLRGIELYWLEEPVGERDLEGYRQIRKETGWRIAGGERAMLIEGCWPLFDPEAMDVLMPDVTIAGGIGELKKIASIAESRGQLTAPHGPFGPVAVAAHVQIMASHPGFLILEYAWGQVPWREELVTPAEQVVDGRIDTPGRPGLGLCLEPSVVEEHRVDPAAA; translated from the coding sequence ATGCGCATAACCGGCATCGAACTCGACGCGGTAGACGTAAACGGACAGCATCACTGGGTGTTCGTGCACGTCCGGACCGACGATGGCGTGGACGGTGTGGGTGAGCTCAATCCCTCGGCGCCGAGGCAGGCGGTCCTGGCCGCACTGCGGATAATCGAGCGCGAGGTCATCGGGAAGGACCCGCGCCGGATCGAACAACTGTCGGCGCAGTTGAAACCCCGTCCCGACGATCGGCCCGCCGTGCACGCCCTGTGTGCATTCGAACAAGGCCTGTGGGACATCCTGGGGAAGTCACTGGACGTCCCGGTACACGCCCTGCTCGGGGGCAGGTGCCGCGACAGCATTCCCGTTTACGCCAATGTCACGAGGGCCGCGCTGGAGGGCACGCCGGACGACTTCGTCCGCCAGGCCACGGGCGCCGTCGCGGACGGACACACCGCGGTGAAGATCGCACCATTCGACGGCCGATTCGGCGACGGCGACGGGCTGATCGACCACGGACTGGAGTGCGTGCACGCCGTGCGGGAGGCTGTCGGTCCGGATATCGATCTGCTCCTCGACTGCTACGGCCGTTTCTCGCTGGATGAAGCCCGACGGATCGCGGATGGGCTGCGCGGGATCGAACTGTACTGGCTTGAGGAGCCGGTGGGGGAGCGGGACCTGGAAGGCTACCGGCAGATCAGAAAGGAAACCGGGTGGCGTATCGCCGGCGGGGAACGAGCCATGCTCATCGAGGGATGCTGGCCCCTCTTCGATCCCGAGGCCATGGATGTCCTCATGCCCGACGTCACCATCGCGGGCGGCATCGGCGAACTCAAGAAGATCGCCTCGATCGCCGAAAGCAGGGGTCAGTTGACCGCGCCGCACGGCCCCTTCGGTCCGGTTGCGGTTGCGGCCCACGTACAGATCATGGCCTCTCATCCCGGATTTCTCATTCTCGAGTACGCCTGGGGACAGGTGCCCTGGCGCGAAGAACTTGTCACGCCCGCGGAACAGGTTGTAGACGGCCGCATCGATACCCCCGGGCGTCCGGGCCTCGGCCTGTGCCTGGAACCCAGCGTCGTGGAGGAACATCGCGTGGACCCGGCGGCGGCCTGA
- a CDS encoding MBL fold metallo-hydrolase, translating to MKNGHFERLCSERTSRMHPFEDLQVPAGSVGIHWFGQSSFGLKHPDGTVIQVDPYNPRERPADRFVHTRPPLDERTLKTDFVLLTHNHGDHTCLESLERLSAAWPQVSYVGPIESINALKEAGLNAGNMTVVTAGDTAEMGSSKAHTVWAKPPAGLPEDGIAPPDVQHLGYVVEMGPVRVYISGDPVNTFADHESLLAPVRDLRPQIGFLTNHPNEGEFPFFDGSARIAVSLGLKTAVPAHYACFVERDYDPREWATHLPEGGPEPLIISYNQSTVYSP from the coding sequence ATGAAGAACGGACATTTTGAGCGGCTGTGCTCGGAAAGGACCTCCCGCATGCATCCCTTTGAAGACCTGCAAGTGCCCGCCGGAAGCGTGGGCATCCACTGGTTCGGACAAAGTTCTTTCGGACTGAAGCATCCGGACGGCACGGTGATCCAGGTCGATCCCTATAACCCCCGTGAAAGGCCTGCGGACCGCTTCGTCCATACCCGGCCTCCCCTGGACGAAAGGACCCTGAAGACCGACTTCGTGCTGCTGACCCACAACCACGGTGATCACACCTGCCTGGAATCCCTGGAGCGCCTTTCCGCCGCCTGGCCGCAGGTCAGCTACGTGGGCCCCATCGAAAGCATAAACGCGCTGAAGGAAGCGGGGCTGAACGCCGGGAACATGACGGTCGTAACGGCTGGCGACACCGCCGAGATGGGGTCCTCGAAGGCGCACACGGTGTGGGCCAAGCCCCCGGCGGGCCTGCCCGAGGACGGTATCGCACCGCCCGACGTGCAGCACCTGGGTTACGTCGTCGAAATGGGACCGGTGCGCGTCTATATATCGGGCGACCCGGTCAATACCTTCGCCGACCACGAATCCCTGCTCGCACCTGTACGGGACCTGCGGCCGCAGATCGGTTTTCTGACCAACCACCCGAACGAGGGCGAATTCCCTTTCTTCGACGGATCGGCCCGCATCGCGGTTTCCCTCGGACTGAAGACCGCCGTGCCCGCCCACTACGCCTGTTTCGTGGAGCGGGACTACGATCCGCGAGAATGGGCTACCCATCTGCCGGAAGGCGGGCCGGAACCCCTCATCATTTCGTACAACCAGTCCACCGTGTACAGCCCATGA
- a CDS encoding protein-L-isoaspartate(D-aspartate) O-methyltransferase, which yields MLLSRLFKKIESVVVPVSSQERMIEEQIRGRGLDEPRVIEAMRAVPRHRFIPEAYRSQAYEDCAVSLDLGQTVSQPYIVGLMTRLLDVSETDRILEIGTGSGYQTAILARLARSVYTVERLSVLGARARETLESLGYDNIYYRIGDGYEGWTEHAPFDKIMVTAAPGDLPEKLFRQLKDKGNMVIPIGEELYSVTRSGEEAVKVHHGGVRFVPMVEDGE from the coding sequence ATGCTGCTATCCCGATTGTTCAAGAAAATCGAGTCGGTTGTCGTCCCCGTTTCATCGCAGGAACGGATGATCGAGGAGCAGATCCGTGGACGCGGTCTAGACGAGCCCAGGGTGATCGAGGCCATGCGCGCCGTGCCGAGGCACCGGTTCATTCCCGAAGCGTACCGGTCGCAGGCCTACGAAGACTGCGCCGTGTCCCTCGACCTTGGACAGACCGTGTCCCAGCCCTACATCGTGGGGCTCATGACCCGCCTGCTCGATGTGAGCGAAACGGACCGGATCCTCGAAATCGGCACGGGATCGGGCTACCAGACGGCGATCCTGGCCCGGCTCGCACGGTCCGTTTACACGGTTGAACGGTTGTCCGTCCTCGGTGCACGGGCCCGGGAGACCCTGGAATCCCTGGGTTACGATAACATCTATTACCGGATCGGCGACGGTTACGAAGGGTGGACCGAGCATGCACCTTTCGACAAGATCATGGTGACGGCGGCGCCCGGTGATCTCCCCGAGAAGCTGTTTCGCCAGTTGAAGGACAAGGGGAACATGGTCATTCCTATTGGCGAAGAGCTGTATTCCGTGACGCGGTCGGGAGAGGAGGCAGTGAAGGTTCACCACGGCGGCGTGCGGTTCGTGCCCATGGTGGAAGATGGGGAGTAG
- a CDS encoding SMP-30/gluconolactonase/LRE family protein has product MMATIEKIAEVEAMVGEGPVWDPDSRTLIWTDIRTGRFFTYDPATNQNRQVHDGFNVGGFAFNEFGGLVACIWDGVVLWKSDDEWVRIFDETHEGEPLRFNDVTADPDGRMFAGSLIDGGLGKLYRFDPDGSVEVIEEGIGCSNGMGYSPDESIMYYTDSAVRTIYAYDYDRATGSVSNRRDYVKLPDTAGVPDGMTVDAEGFVWTAVWFDGCIVRFDPDGVEERRIALPAIQTSSVMFGGTDLTDIYVTTAGTSLEPGSPLDPMDYDWQAYGEHYRGGGLFRVRQDIQGKPEYKARFPWPDSS; this is encoded by the coding sequence ATGATGGCGACCATTGAGAAGATCGCGGAAGTCGAGGCGATGGTGGGTGAGGGTCCGGTCTGGGATCCGGACAGCAGGACGCTGATCTGGACTGACATCCGGACCGGCCGGTTCTTCACCTATGACCCGGCCACGAACCAGAACCGCCAGGTGCACGACGGTTTCAACGTCGGCGGGTTCGCCTTCAACGAATTCGGAGGCCTCGTGGCCTGCATCTGGGACGGGGTCGTGCTTTGGAAGTCGGACGACGAGTGGGTGCGCATTTTCGACGAGACCCATGAGGGAGAACCGCTTCGCTTCAACGACGTGACGGCCGATCCCGACGGGCGCATGTTCGCCGGCTCCCTGATCGACGGCGGACTGGGAAAACTGTATCGTTTCGATCCCGATGGCAGCGTGGAAGTCATCGAAGAGGGGATCGGGTGCAGCAACGGCATGGGGTACTCGCCGGACGAATCGATCATGTACTACACCGATTCCGCCGTGCGGACGATCTACGCCTATGATTACGACCGGGCGACCGGTTCCGTGTCCAACCGGCGCGATTACGTCAAGCTGCCCGACACCGCAGGGGTGCCGGACGGAATGACGGTGGACGCTGAAGGTTTCGTCTGGACGGCCGTCTGGTTCGACGGATGCATCGTCCGGTTCGACCCCGACGGCGTAGAGGAGCGGCGCATCGCGTTGCCGGCGATCCAGACTTCGAGCGTCATGTTCGGCGGTACGGACCTGACGGATATCTACGTGACTACCGCAGGGACCTCGCTGGAACCTGGCTCTCCGCTCGATCCGATGGACTACGACTGGCAGGCCTACGGCGAGCATTACCGCGGCGGCGGACTGTTCCGCGTGCGCCAGGACATCCAGGGAAAACCCGAATACAAGGCCCGTTTTCCGTGGCCGGACAGCTCCTGA
- a CDS encoding D-aminoacylase, which translates to MEECVAFDVVIRGGEVIDGTGKTDRYRADVGIQDGRVAEIGDLSEAEAARTIDAGGHVVCPGFIDVHVHSENSLLGGRDQMGGLRQGVTTHLLAPDGFGWAGLTPEEALPLWHYTQFAYGEPLEPVNWPTIESYLDLFPGRSPANVYPQVPHCAVRVKAMGWDPSPPTPDQLKVMEAETRAWMEAGAGCLCLGLDYQPSANAPFEELVALCKMALEYDGIYAAHLRYQILGREQAWQEIIDLHRASGIPVHVSHERVDDMTDRILDQAVKDGVDITFESYLYPAGMTHITMQLPMWVQTGSPDVVLERMRQPDTRRKALEYLKSTNLADRQYIGYTRSGRFAGMTLGEAARSVNKTNEEFAYDLVLDEDGIQAFVMFWPVSEAEVDAVLNRTAPHPLMMVASDGVYDCTHPHPRGHGCFAQMLRKFVRERGLLSLEEAVYKMSGFPAERYRLKDRGVLRDGAPADVVVFDPHTVADRATFEAPIQPPDGIPHVFVNGLPVIENHEPTAHRPGQVLRRG; encoded by the coding sequence ATGGAGGAATGCGTGGCCTTCGATGTCGTCATTCGCGGTGGTGAGGTAATCGATGGTACAGGCAAGACCGACCGGTACCGCGCAGACGTGGGAATACAGGACGGACGCGTGGCGGAAATCGGCGATCTGTCGGAGGCCGAGGCCGCCCGGACGATCGACGCCGGCGGCCATGTCGTCTGCCCCGGATTCATCGACGTCCACGTACACTCGGAGAATTCCCTGCTGGGCGGCCGGGACCAGATGGGCGGACTCCGGCAGGGCGTGACGACCCATTTGCTGGCGCCGGACGGCTTCGGCTGGGCCGGCCTGACGCCTGAAGAAGCCCTGCCCCTCTGGCATTACACGCAGTTCGCCTACGGCGAGCCCCTGGAGCCGGTCAACTGGCCCACCATTGAGTCCTACCTGGACCTCTTTCCGGGCCGCTCACCCGCCAACGTCTATCCCCAGGTGCCGCACTGCGCCGTGCGCGTCAAGGCCATGGGCTGGGACCCGTCGCCGCCCACGCCTGACCAGCTGAAGGTCATGGAAGCGGAGACCCGCGCCTGGATGGAAGCCGGCGCCGGCTGCCTCTGCCTGGGACTGGATTACCAGCCCAGTGCCAACGCGCCCTTCGAGGAGCTGGTGGCGCTCTGCAAGATGGCCCTGGAGTACGATGGGATCTACGCCGCTCACCTGCGATACCAGATCCTGGGGAGGGAACAGGCCTGGCAGGAGATCATCGACCTGCACAGGGCCAGCGGCATTCCCGTGCACGTTTCCCACGAACGCGTCGACGACATGACGGATCGGATCCTGGACCAGGCCGTGAAAGACGGGGTGGACATCACCTTCGAATCCTATCTCTACCCGGCCGGCATGACTCACATCACCATGCAGCTGCCCATGTGGGTGCAGACGGGCAGTCCCGACGTAGTGCTCGAGCGGATGCGCCAGCCGGATACCCGTCGCAAGGCCCTCGAGTATCTGAAGTCGACGAACCTGGCCGACCGTCAGTACATCGGCTATACGCGTTCCGGTCGTTTCGCGGGGATGACCCTGGGCGAGGCCGCACGGAGCGTGAACAAGACGAACGAGGAATTCGCCTACGACCTCGTGCTCGATGAAGACGGCATCCAGGCCTTCGTCATGTTCTGGCCGGTATCGGAAGCGGAAGTCGACGCCGTGCTGAACCGGACGGCGCCCCATCCTCTCATGATGGTCGCCAGCGACGGCGTCTATGACTGCACCCATCCCCATCCCCGGGGCCACGGGTGTTTCGCACAGATGCTCCGTAAATTCGTTCGGGAGCGCGGACTGCTTTCCCTGGAAGAGGCCGTTTACAAAATGAGCGGCTTTCCGGCGGAACGTTACCGGCTGAAAGACCGTGGCGTCCTGCGCGATGGCGCGCCCGCGGACGTGGTCGTCTTCGATCCGCATACTGTGGCCGACCGGGCCACCTTCGAGGCGCCGATTCAGCCTCCCGACGGCATTCCCCACGTCTTCGTCAACGGCCTTCCGGTCATCGAAAACCACGAGCCCACGGCCCACCGCCCGGGCCAGGTCCTGCGCAGAGGATAG